The window TGCGTTGGTCGCCCCCACTATACGCACATCCACTTCAATCGGTCTGGTTGAACCTACCCGCTCAAAGGAACCGTACTCCACTACCCGCAGAATTTTTTCCTGTACTTCAACCGGCAGCAGACCTATCTCATCAAGGAAGAGCGTACCACCGTCAGCCGCCTCAAAACGCCCTGTCCGCCTACTCTCTGCACCTGTGAATGCGCCCTTTTCGTAACCAAAAAGTTCAGATTCGATCAGGGTCGGGGTAAGCGCTGCACAATTTAAAGTAACAAACGGTCCGGACCAGCGGCTGGAAAGAAAGTGTAATCTGCGGGAGGCGAGTTCCTTGCCCGTTCCCCTCTCGCCAATAAGCAGTACAGGTCTATCGACAGCCGCAACGCGGGAGACGCGTTCCTGGAAATGGAGAAACTGTTCAGACTGACCCAGTGCATCGGCTGGAGCCTGAGCTGCGGAATCAACACTTCTCAGATATTGCTCTTCTCTCTTCTTTTCGGAATATTCAGACATGGCGCATCATACCAACTATCAGTTGATTAATCCACTTATTGGCATACCGTACCGCATGCCATTTCCCGATCAAGCGGGCAATTCCCTGCAATTACGGTCCATTTCTATAATACACCATTTTGGCACGTTTTCTGCTTTAACAGATATACATCAAGTGTGGATGAGTAACAGACGTAACGGACACCGCCAACAGAGTTCAACACACATAGAACAAACAACAGGAGGCCATAATGGGCATTTTCACTCGATTTAGCGATATAGTAAGCTCCAACATCAACTCAATGCTGGATAAGGCTGAAGACCCTGAAAAAATGATTAAAATGATGATCAGGGAAATGGAAGACACGCTGGTTGAATTAAAATCATCCTGCGCCGGAGTGATTGCCGAGCGCAAAAAACTGAATCGAAAACTCGAAGAAATGCAGTCCAGAGAGAGACTCTGGGGCGAAAGGGCAGAACTTGCCGTTGACAAAGGCAGAGACGATCTTGCCCGTGAAGCACTCATCGAAAAGCGTCGTTTTGCCGAACTGGTCGAAGCTCTAGGGGCTGAGATTTCAGACCATGGTGGACTGATCGACCAATACCGTGAAGACATCGGTGAGCTTGAAGAGCGACTCAACTCAGCCAAAGAGAAGAAGCGGATGCTCATCCAGCGACACAAGCGGGCAAATGGCAAGAAGCGCGCCCAGGAGGATATTCGCAGAATGGACAGCGTCGAGACCATGGCACGTTTTGAAGGCCTTGAGCGCCGCATTGACCAGATGGAAGCAGAGGCAGATATGGTGAACTTTGGCAAAAAACCCACTCTTGACGAGCAGTTCGACGACCTCAAATCCGACGATGACATCGAGAACGAACTTGCCAAGATGAAGGCTGCCAAATACACTGCTGAGAAAAAGTCTGACGAGTAATCAGATCCTATGCCGGATGGACAATTCGTGATCAGCGAAGGCCCATTCATAAAGCTAGCTCAGGGAATTACCCACCATGACCTCAGTAATAATTGTAGCCATTATCTTCGGTTCGCTCCTTACCTTTGCAGCCCTTGTCTGCGGAACTATTCTGACTATTGTCAAAACCCGTAGATCAGGACTCTCCGGCAGCTCAAGGGCAGCACAAAATGAAGAGGCAAAAATGATTCAGGAAATCTACCACGGCCTCTCCAAGATGGAACAAAGAATCGACACCCTGGAAACTATCCTGATGGAACGTCAGAAAAAATAGAGGAACAACGAATGAAGAGAAATAAAAGAGGAATTTACCGCTCGCGAAACGGCGTATTGGTCGGTGTATGCCGGGGCCTGGCAGAGTCTTTCGACCTGTCAGTCTTCTGGGTACGAATCGCCATGGTGATCGTCTTTTTGCTGAGCGGTTTCTGGCCTGTAATCGGCATCTATATCGTGGCGGCCCTCTTAATGAAACCGGAGCCTGTCCGCCCCATAGAAAACGAGGAAGAACAGGAGTTTTACGATAGCTACACCTATTCTCCCCAAAATGCCGCCCAGCGCATCAGGCGCAAGTACGAAAATCTTGAGCGACGGATTCGGCGCATGGAAGATAAAGTTACCGGTCGTGATTACGAGTGGGAACAAAAGTTCAACTCCTAAACCATATTTACATCTACGAATTAAACGGTTGCAGCATAGCACATGCGGCGACCGTTTTTTTATTGCACCGAGCGGGCTGGTGTTGTTTTTCGAAAGATCTTCGCTATGGTAAAGACAGCATATAGAATTTTCTCATTACCCTGAAGCTCAGCTTCACAAAGCAAGCCATGAGGCTATAAGGGCTTAAAGGAAATCAGATAAAAATGTAACCGTCACCATCAATCTGACAGAATATCCATGACAATGACCACTGGCAGCGCCATATTTACTGACCTTGACGGCACCCTCCTCAACTCGAGCCAGCAGGTGAGCGGTGCCAGTCTCGACTGCCTGCACATGCTGGGCAAAGCTGGAATTGTAAGGGTAATCGCCACTGGCCGTTCCTACTTGTCGTTCAGGCGTGTTATTCCCAGCGACTTTCCCGCCGATTACCTCATATTCTCCACCGGAGCCGGAATCCTTGACCTTGCCAATGGCGAACTGCTACACAGCCATTATCTTAATCGCTCTGATATAGAACAAATTACTTCCACCCTGGAACACTACGACACCGACTATATGGTACATGAACCGGTGCCTGATAATCACTGTTTCACCTTCAGGAAGACAAATTCTGCAAACATCGATTTTACCAACCGTATCTCGCTCTATCGTAATTATGCCTCCGATTTTTCAAGCTCAGGGCACTACCCCGAACAGAGCGCCCAGATAATCGCCGTACTGGACGATGACCCCTCAAGTTTCCAACGTATCAGCAAAAAACTGAATGGTTATCAGGTCACCCGTACCACCTCCCCCCTGGACCACCGTTCAATCTGGATGGAAATCTATCCTGAAAATGTCCATAAAGGCAGCGGGGCCGCCTGGCTTTGCCAACACCTCGATATCGACTACCGTAAAACAACAGGTATCGGCAATGATTATAATGACATAGATCTGCTCGACTTCACTCAGGTGAGTTACCTGCTCGCAAATGCACCCCCAGAACTCCACGGCAGATACAATCTTGTCCCGGCAAACGATGAAGGTGGCTTCTGTCATGCTGTCCGGGATATCCTCAAGCGCACCTCCAGCTCATAAGAACCAGCTGTCCCAGTCTATTCCTCCGGCACGATTGCACCACCATGACATGGTTGAATTTCATTAATTCCGGCCTCATACCTTGATTTTATTGCCCGTTTTCGACATGCTAACATAAAAGGTGTACACTTCAACCCAAGGGGAACCATGAACAGGCGAATACAATCGGTTGCTGTACTTGGTCTTGGCAAGATCGGTTTTCTGGTCGCAGAACTTCTCAATATCTCGGGCTTCTCTGTCACCGGGGCAGACATTACTCCCCAGAAAGGCAAGCCTTTCAAGACGGTTGAAATCGACGTCACCAACCCCGGGGAGCTAGCCGGCTTAGTCTGCTCCCACGATGCTGTTGTCTCCTGCCTTCCATACACCTTCAACCTCACCATAGCCTCCATCGCACACGAGAACGGTATTCATTATTTCGATCTCACAGAAGATGTGCCCACCACCAGGGCCATTATCGAGATGAGTAAGAATAGCACATCAATAATGGCGCCGCAGTGCGGGTTGGCTCCTGGTTTTATCGGCATCGTTGGGGCTTCCCTTGCGGCAGACTTTGACAAAATCCGCTCGATCAAGCTCCGGGTAGGTGCTCTGCCACAACATCCCACCGGCCTGCTTGGTTATGCCTTCAACTGGTCTCCGGAAGGTGTTGTCAATGAGTACCTCAATGACTGTGAGGTCATTGAAGATGGCACACACAAGTGGGTCTCCCCAATGGAATGGTTGGAACAGCTGGTGATCAACGGGGTTCCCCTCGAAGCCTTCACCACATCAGGTGGACTTGGCACAATGTGTCAAAGCTTTCTCGGCAGAGTTGAAAATCTCGATTACAAATCGGTTCGCTACCCCGGCCACTGCCAGCTGATGAACTTCTTTTTCCATGAGCTCCTGATGCGGGAACAACGCGAGCTGGCCGGCAGAATTCTCACCAATGCCAAGCCCAGTGTCAATGACGATGTGGTCTATATTCACGCCACCGCTGAGGGCTGGAAAAAGGAACGCCTCTTTCGTGATGAATTCGTCAGAAGCTTCTATCCTATAGCGGTAAACGGCACGACCTGCAGAGCCATCGCCTGGACCACTGCAGCGTCTGTCTGCTCGGTAGTGGAACTGGTCGCCAACGGCAGCCTGCCGGCTACCGGTTTTCTCAAACAGGAAGAAATACCACTTCAAAAATTCCTGCAGACACAGAATGGCAAGCTCTACGGGAACCTTGAATGAAGCAAAACAGGTAACAGCTGCCAAGGCAACCCTGACGAAAGCAGCGTTGGTGGATGAAGCATACTGATTTGTTCAATATTTTATACCCGACAAAGAATTTGGCATTTTCCTAACACCATAAACACACCGTGGCTGTGGATTGCTTTTTCTCATCTGTTTCAGTAGCATAAGCTCAATCCCTTATCATGCAAGGGTTGATGACTACAGCCCATGGCAACATGTGACTCGTTCACGTTGCCTCATTTTGCGTATACAATTTTTTTTACCGGAAGAAATCAAAGAAATTCAGTTTAATAGCCTTAATTGGATGGGCCAATAGAAAAAACACGAAAAATTAGGCTTGTATTTTTGTTCTGAGTTTCGTATCACAGTGTGTTATATCGCACCACCTGACAGGGCAATTTTCTGTACGTTGCAGTTCCTACAAGTTGAAAAGGTTTAACCAGCTGCAGTACCCCAGCTGCACTTCCCGGCAGTCCCTGGACATCTGTTCTCCCCGGGTTTACTTCTTTTAGGATTCTTCGTGAAATGTAATTTCCTTGTTATAACGAATGGAGTTTATCCCTCGTTATTACTACTATTTCTTGCAAAAAAAGGAGTTCAGTATGAGTCAGGCAAAAGATGGAGATAATGTAAGTGTTCACTACACCGGTAAACGCCATGACGGAAGCGTCTTTGATTCTTCCGTCGACACTGAACCAGTCGTTTTCACCCTGGGTGAAGGCCAGCTGATCGATGGTTTCGAAGAAGCCATCATGGGCATGGCAATCGGT of the Desulfosediminicola ganghwensis genome contains:
- a CDS encoding saccharopine dehydrogenase family protein — its product is MNRRIQSVAVLGLGKIGFLVAELLNISGFSVTGADITPQKGKPFKTVEIDVTNPGELAGLVCSHDAVVSCLPYTFNLTIASIAHENGIHYFDLTEDVPTTRAIIEMSKNSTSIMAPQCGLAPGFIGIVGASLAADFDKIRSIKLRVGALPQHPTGLLGYAFNWSPEGVVNEYLNDCEVIEDGTHKWVSPMEWLEQLVINGVPLEAFTTSGGLGTMCQSFLGRVENLDYKSVRYPGHCQLMNFFFHELLMREQRELAGRILTNAKPSVNDDVVYIHATAEGWKKERLFRDEFVRSFYPIAVNGTTCRAIAWTTAASVCSVVELVANGSLPATGFLKQEEIPLQKFLQTQNGKLYGNLE
- a CDS encoding phage-shock protein; the encoded protein is MTSVIIVAIIFGSLLTFAALVCGTILTIVKTRRSGLSGSSRAAQNEEAKMIQEIYHGLSKMEQRIDTLETILMERQKK
- a CDS encoding HAD family hydrolase; the protein is MTMTTGSAIFTDLDGTLLNSSQQVSGASLDCLHMLGKAGIVRVIATGRSYLSFRRVIPSDFPADYLIFSTGAGILDLANGELLHSHYLNRSDIEQITSTLEHYDTDYMVHEPVPDNHCFTFRKTNSANIDFTNRISLYRNYASDFSSSGHYPEQSAQIIAVLDDDPSSFQRISKKLNGYQVTRTTSPLDHRSIWMEIYPENVHKGSGAAWLCQHLDIDYRKTTGIGNDYNDIDLLDFTQVSYLLANAPPELHGRYNLVPANDEGGFCHAVRDILKRTSSS
- the pspA gene encoding phage shock protein PspA; the protein is MGIFTRFSDIVSSNINSMLDKAEDPEKMIKMMIREMEDTLVELKSSCAGVIAERKKLNRKLEEMQSRERLWGERAELAVDKGRDDLAREALIEKRRFAELVEALGAEISDHGGLIDQYREDIGELEERLNSAKEKKRMLIQRHKRANGKKRAQEDIRRMDSVETMARFEGLERRIDQMEAEADMVNFGKKPTLDEQFDDLKSDDDIENELAKMKAAKYTAEKKSDE
- the pspC gene encoding envelope stress response membrane protein PspC, which translates into the protein MKRNKRGIYRSRNGVLVGVCRGLAESFDLSVFWVRIAMVIVFLLSGFWPVIGIYIVAALLMKPEPVRPIENEEEQEFYDSYTYSPQNAAQRIRRKYENLERRIRRMEDKVTGRDYEWEQKFNS